A window from Dethiosulfovibrio russensis encodes these proteins:
- a CDS encoding transglycosylase SLT domain-containing protein, which produces MKTRAVSPERASRTVVWVILTVILSTLVLSPAAESYSWVFRGSPAWNYMEKHRSRRYAKARVSVMTSYFKAKNPGISTKSARIYASLVEAISRKYGVDPFLVSSIIVKESTVKVRAKSGKAYGLMQINWKANRKWIPRVFPTIKSASKLLHSRPNIYVGCYMLRDALKRGGNVDKALDIYRGRSIASYRTKIHRYYSDQVDMLRKKL; this is translated from the coding sequence GTGAAGACTAGAGCGGTTTCACCGGAAAGAGCGTCTCGGACTGTAGTGTGGGTGATCTTGACTGTGATCTTATCGACCCTGGTGTTGTCTCCCGCCGCGGAGTCCTACAGCTGGGTCTTCCGAGGCAGTCCGGCCTGGAACTACATGGAAAAACATCGATCCAGACGCTACGCCAAGGCCAGGGTGTCGGTCATGACCTCCTATTTCAAGGCGAAAAACCCCGGCATCAGTACCAAGTCAGCCAGGATCTATGCGTCTTTGGTGGAGGCCATATCCAGAAAATACGGGGTGGATCCCTTTCTGGTCTCGTCGATCATAGTGAAGGAATCCACCGTAAAGGTGAGGGCCAAAAGCGGTAAGGCCTACGGTCTGATGCAGATAAACTGGAAGGCCAACAGAAAATGGATTCCCAGGGTATTCCCCACGATAAAATCCGCCTCGAAGCTGCTCCATTCCAGGCCGAATATATACGTCGGCTGCTATATGTTGAGGGATGCCCTCAAAAGGGGAGGAAACGTGGACAAGGCCCTAGATATCTACAGGGGTAGAAGCATCGCCTCCTACCGCACCAAGATACACCGATATTATTCCGACCAGGTGGATATGTTGCGCAAAAAACTTTGA
- a CDS encoding FadR/GntR family transcriptional regulator gives MFEKIPRNNIPEIIVDEIQQSLLRGDFKPGEQLPSERALAQMFSVSRSSVREAMKALQYMGLVEIKVGEGCFVRDPAHALADSFRYACLLRKFSVRESIEAREILEAETARLAAVRATDRDKEKIVEVFEAGLMCKGDFDCFLQKDFDLHMSVAEATHNGMLVQMIQTIKGTLSEYSHDVLTWPGQVDVTIGCHRKIVQAILDGDPEQAMNRMIYHLENTKETANMVLASRLGDDVNSSGEEDDEDRQG, from the coding sequence ATGTTCGAGAAAATTCCCCGTAACAATATTCCGGAGATCATAGTCGATGAGATCCAGCAGAGTCTTCTGAGAGGCGACTTCAAGCCGGGGGAGCAGCTTCCGTCGGAACGGGCTTTGGCCCAGATGTTCTCCGTGAGCCGTTCTTCCGTGAGAGAGGCGATGAAAGCCCTTCAGTACATGGGATTGGTCGAGATCAAGGTAGGAGAGGGATGTTTCGTCAGGGACCCCGCCCACGCTCTGGCCGATTCTTTTCGGTATGCCTGCCTTCTCAGAAAGTTCTCCGTGAGGGAGTCCATAGAGGCCAGGGAGATACTTGAAGCCGAGACCGCAAGGCTGGCGGCGGTAAGGGCCACCGATCGAGACAAGGAGAAAATAGTCGAGGTCTTCGAGGCCGGACTGATGTGCAAGGGCGATTTCGATTGCTTCCTCCAGAAGGACTTCGATCTCCATATGTCGGTAGCCGAGGCCACCCACAACGGGATGTTGGTCCAGATGATACAGACCATAAAGGGAACCCTGTCGGAGTACAGCCACGACGTTCTGACCTGGCCGGGTCAGGTGGACGTAACCATAGGGTGTCACAGGAAGATAGTGCAGGCCATATTGGATGGAGATCCTGAGCAGGCTATGAACAGGATGATCTACCATCTGGAGAACACTAAAGAGACGGCGAACATGGTTTTGGCCTCTCGTCTGGGCGATGATGTGAACTCGTCCGGCGAAGAGGACGACGAAGATCGACAGGGGTGA
- the larA gene encoding nickel-dependent lactate racemase: MEEIKEEFFSFPYHRGTITASVPGERVAAVLTPKGLTEGDGEQRDLVKEALDNPIGSASLSRLAEGKRKVVVITSDHTRAVPSSITMPLLLKEIRSGNSEAEVTILIATGLHRETSSDELLDRFGREIFQRERIVVHNVEREDDMVFIGDLPSGKGCSLNRLAVEADLLVTEGFIEPHFFAGFSGGRKSVLPGVASRETVNANHSASAIAHPLSKTGVLEGNPIHEDMLAAARLARVDFILNVVLDEEKRIVGAFAGDLDEAHRSGCAMVSSVAGVEKVVSDIVMTSNGGYPLDQNLYQAPKAISTAAECVRPGGAIVIAAACHDGFGGANFEKLMRIGDPRRIEEYLLSLSDEDTIPEQWSAQILSKVMSKATVILVSELDPGDVRSVGLVPASDMAEGLSLAEGIVGKNASITVIPDGVAVIVEGGMDR, from the coding sequence ATGGAAGAGATCAAGGAGGAATTCTTTTCGTTTCCCTATCACAGGGGAACCATCACGGCGTCTGTGCCTGGGGAAAGGGTAGCGGCGGTCCTTACTCCGAAGGGTTTAACGGAGGGGGACGGGGAACAGAGGGATCTCGTCAAAGAGGCGCTGGATAACCCGATAGGTTCGGCCAGTTTGAGTCGATTGGCCGAGGGCAAGAGGAAGGTTGTCGTCATCACCAGCGACCATACCAGGGCGGTCCCCAGCTCGATAACCATGCCTCTGTTGCTGAAGGAGATTCGCTCCGGCAACTCCGAGGCAGAGGTCACGATTCTGATAGCGACGGGACTTCACAGGGAGACTTCCTCGGACGAGCTGCTCGACCGGTTCGGAAGGGAGATCTTCCAGCGGGAGAGAATAGTGGTCCACAACGTGGAGAGAGAGGACGACATGGTCTTCATCGGCGATCTGCCCTCGGGGAAGGGGTGCTCTCTCAATCGTCTGGCCGTTGAGGCCGATCTTCTCGTCACGGAGGGGTTCATAGAGCCCCATTTCTTCGCCGGTTTCTCCGGCGGAAGGAAAAGCGTACTTCCCGGAGTCGCCTCCAGGGAGACGGTCAACGCCAACCATTCTGCATCGGCCATAGCCCATCCTCTCTCCAAAACGGGGGTGCTGGAGGGGAACCCCATTCACGAGGATATGCTGGCGGCGGCTCGCCTCGCCAGGGTGGATTTCATACTGAACGTCGTCCTGGACGAGGAGAAGAGGATAGTCGGGGCTTTCGCCGGAGATCTGGACGAGGCCCATAGGTCCGGATGCGCCATGGTCTCCTCCGTCGCAGGAGTGGAAAAGGTCGTCTCGGATATAGTAATGACCTCCAATGGAGGCTATCCTCTCGACCAGAATCTATATCAGGCTCCTAAGGCCATCTCCACCGCCGCCGAGTGCGTTCGGCCCGGCGGGGCCATCGTGATCGCAGCGGCGTGTCACGACGGTTTCGGAGGTGCCAACTTCGAAAAGCTCATGAGGATCGGCGATCCCAGGCGAATAGAGGAGTATCTGCTGTCCCTTTCGGACGAGGATACCATTCCTGAACAGTGGAGCGCCCAGATTCTCAGCAAGGTCATGTCTAAGGCGACGGTGATCCTGGTGAGCGAGCTGGATCCCGGCGACGTCAGATCGGTGGGGTTGGTTCCGGCTTCGGATATGGCCGAGGGGCTGTCCCTGGCGGAGGGGATAGTCGGCAAAAACGCATCCATAACGGTGATACCGGACGGTGTGGCCGTGATAGTAGAGGGAGGAATGGATAGATGA
- a CDS encoding UxaA family hydrolase, whose amino-acid sequence MIEVKGLQNHEADNVATLFGAGVKPGDDVEVSDPTGDKTVYRVLNQVPFGHKIAITKIAEGEQVTKYGEEIGVATCEIAAGEHVHVHNVDSIRGRGDWADNEGDKR is encoded by the coding sequence ATGATAGAGGTGAAGGGCCTTCAGAACCACGAGGCCGACAACGTCGCGACCCTTTTCGGGGCTGGGGTAAAGCCCGGAGACGACGTCGAGGTGTCCGATCCCACAGGGGATAAGACGGTGTATCGCGTTTTGAACCAGGTACCTTTCGGTCACAAGATCGCGATAACGAAGATCGCCGAGGGGGAACAGGTGACCAAGTACGGCGAGGAGATAGGAGTGGCTACCTGCGAGATCGCGGCGGGAGAACACGTGCACGTCCACAACGTGGACAGCATAAGAGGCCGTGGAGACTGGGCCGATAACGAGGGGGATAAACGATGA